A stretch of DNA from Leopardus geoffroyi isolate Oge1 chromosome B3, O.geoffroyi_Oge1_pat1.0, whole genome shotgun sequence:
TCAATCCAGAAGGCCTCTTCCACCAGAGTTCCTGTCCGTCCCAACAATTCCTTTAGTTGGCCTAAAGTAAAGGGACGCACCTGCCAGCAAAAACGGAGTTTCAGAGTCTTAAAGAAAGCAAGAACAACACTGTAACTAGTATTCAGATTCCCCAAATCTCTGGCACAGGAGGACAGCTTCAAAGTCTGGGTGAGGGCAAAGGGGTCAGGAACTCTCTTGCATGGGAAGCGAGAAGAGTGGTAACAGagatactatgtgccaggccctccACAAATCCTCCAGACAAACCTTACAGGCTGATACTTTGTCCCTATTTTTCAGGTGAGGCAACTGGTTGTGAGAGATTAAGTTCAGTTGCTCAGTGAATAACTGACAGATCTAGGAGCTGAAGCTAAGAAACAGGAACCCAAAGCTCAAACTCTTAACCAATGAACAATGTTGTGCTGTGGGGAAACAATGCCGACTCACCAAATTGGAGATGTGGACGATGTTACTGATCTTgccccggggcggggagggcaccTGAGCAGTTCGGACTGGGTCATCTATTGTAATGGAAACTCCAGACTTTTGCTGGCTAATGGAACGTCGAGTTAAGGTATCTCCTAAAGTCACTATCAAAAAGAGTTAAACAAACGGTTTTCAGCAGGGAGCAATGCTGGCTCTTTTACCTCTGATacgtctttcttttctcttattctccACCACGTAGTCACTCTTCCACCTAATGTGCTGAACACCTATAATGTGCAAAGTGAAGCTCCATATTATGGAGATTGAAAGACTCTAACCTAGCTCTCATGCAGCTTAGTAACAAGGGGACGGAAGTAAAACAGATAtgcaaaatactaaaataaaaggcagaaaacattaaatgctttaaaagagGTCCAAATAAAGTGCTCTGGGAATTCAGAGAACTGCATGCTTCACCTACCTTTCTTTACTTCATGCTCCACAGGAGGGGGCAAGGCCACCTCTACTGAAACCTGGGGAGGTATAGGGGGTTCTGCTTCGggctccttctcttcttcctcttcttccctctgcccattCTCTTGGCCTTCGGCAGGTACTACCTGTAAGTATCAGACAATGGAGGAATTCTTAAACACCAAACTGGCACATTCTTTTCAGCCTCTTGTTCCTAAGAGGGGTGGTACATTTAACCTAGCATGCTCTTTCAACTAGGAGAAAGATTAAGTTCTCTTCCACCAGATCCTGGGATTATTAATGGTTCAACTGTCATGAGGAAAATTAAGACAGGAATGGGCAAATTTTTTCTGTATATGGCAAGATAATATTTTTAGGCCTTGTGAGTAATACAgtttctgttgcaactattcaacgCTGATGTTCTAGCACTTAAGCAGCCAGAGAGATAAGAATAAATGGGTTGGCATAGCCTTGTTCCAATATGACTTTATTACAGACAACAGGTTAGATTTGGTAGTCTGTTGATCCAAAAGGGCAATTAACCCAACCCTCTGCACAGATGGCAGATTTCCCTTCTAAGACTCCACCTTAATTGCCTGCTCTGAGTCCACTGCCCCCTCCCGACACTGGGGTGCAGAAGCCTTACCTGGGTGACAGTCCGGCATATTTTCAGCCCCTTGTCATGTGTCCCATCGTCACCATTACGCTCTGTCTCATCCTCAGAGATTCGGGAGTCATCAGCATGAAGATCCACAATAGCCTCCTGCCCCGCCAGGGGTTTGATGTCGGGGATGAGGCTCTGGGACACAGATACCCCCCACCCCGTTACACTGGGCCCGTGTCTACTCCCACCTCAAAGTGTCTCGTCCTCCCTTCCCCGGCTCCTCCCACCTCACCTTGAGTGATTCAGTGGTGATACTGATGGAGGGCTTCTTCTGTGTGGTGGCTGTGCTGGCTCCCCAACGCCGCTTCCGACCAGGCTGGCCCCCCTCTGTGTCACTGTTTCCAGCTGGCACCCCCTTGGTAGCTGCTGTCCCCAAGAAACAGGACCCAACAGTTAGATGGTCTCAGGTCCTCTGCTGGTTCACACCATAACACATACAGATAGCCTTCGACTGGAATTTCAGTAAAAGGTTAACttaaggaaattttatttggGGACTGGGAAACATTGCTTCAGAGTGAACAATAAAAGGACTGGAGCTACTTCCTGACAGATAACAACTACTAATCTCTAAAGGCAATGAGGGATGGGTAACTAGGGTGGTGTGAAGTTTAAACTTTTAGTGGCAAAAATAGCTAACATACTGGAGAAGGCAGACTGAGAAGGACATATGAATACAAGAAAACACGGCTATGTGATACCAATATCTAAGTAAAGTTAAGACTGTGACATATCTAATCATGCTTCACATTCATTTTCACACTATGATCTCATATTTAAGTTACAAAGATTTATTACGCTTTTATGGATTTAGAACTTCTTGgtgggaaaatgttaaaaatgttactGTTTGAGGTGTGAGCACTCTTAAGActctctctcagaagaaaacataaactgATAAGCATTATATGGGAATCCCTCAAACCTACTCCTGGTTCTGAGGGTTCAGATACCTGGACAAGGAAATGCATGTAGGGCTAAACAGGAAATGGTGAGACACCTCGCAGTGTGTCTCATTAGTTAAGAAAGAAATGTGACCTAGGAAAAATGACAGGGATTGTCTGAAGTTTTGAATTACAAAATGGCCAAGATGGAAATCTGCTGGGTACAGGGAGTGGGATGGGAAGAGGTGACCCAAGAATGCCATGGAGAAAGAATGGGAACCTACTTCTCTATAAACTCATTTTTATGGTTACTTTTGACCTTTATCAGGGATTTGGGGCTAGACTTACAGACAACGGAGATCTTCCTCTTGAATGATTTGGGCAGCGAGCTCTGTatagagaagaaaagggggaaaaaaaaagagaaagagacacaccccacagagaggggggaaggaggtTAGATGGGGCAGTCTTAGCATAGGctccaaagacacagagagagagagacacagagacagacagagaccaaAACAGAAGCGGCAAACGGCAAAAACGAAGCAGAATCAATGcaagttagagaaaaaaataaaatcaaacatcaCAGCAGGGAAAAGTCATCTAGTCCATACCACACCTGTGTATTAGCTTAACCAGAAATAAGCTGGAAGAGGAATTCAGGAGCCTCCCAGCCCTTTAAAGGCATTGGTCATGCCCTCTTCCATGGTCTCTAGGGGTCAAGAGGACACCAAGCCCAATAAGGTATGCCCAGAACTGGGTCATCTAGTCCTCTCAGAAAACATGAGGAAACAAGGAAAACCACCTTTGGAATAACTGTCCAGCCTGACACCCATTGACACTGGCAGTGAGTCACTTGGACAGCAGACTGTTAAGACTGTCCGCACCCCTACAGGGCAGCACCAGACTCACTGGAGATGAGGCTCCCTAGTCAACTGCCAGCAGAAAGAATTTAAAGGTGCTTTTGGTACAGAAAGGTTTTTATGATGGGCAGATTGTCCCCAGGGAGCCTCAGACTTTCTAACCACTGTACAGAGCTCTAGCAGAGCCTTCCTGGTTCCTTTCAACCGGGCTTAAGGCTTAGGGGCTCTGCCAAGGACTAGAAACTCCCAAACCTGCTTTGGAGCAAGTTTCTACCCCAAACACTCAGTGGGAGAAAGACTATGGACAGagcaaaaagaggaagagagagaaaaggggattAGAGCATTTTGAGATTTCAGTGCTTATTTCTGGAAAAACTAAGACCTACCACCCTTCTAAAGGGTAGGGCAGGACCCTCTTGATGAAATCCCCTTTCCCCATCCACCCCCCAGCCCCGTTTGTGTCGTCTAACCAAGTCTCCTTGGTCTCCGTTAAGGGCCAGCCTGACCCCTAGCCGGGCCGCTCTCGATGGGTAAgttagtgagaaagaaaaaaaaaaaaaaaaaaaaaaaaaagaggtcttaattaaaacaggaaaaacatgaaccaaataaataaatccaataaagaaatcagaaaaataaagaaaaagaaaataattaaaataaaatattaaataaaaagaagaagaaaataaagaagaaaataactagGAATATGACAAATGTTCCAGGTACCATCTCACACCTGGGATCTTCAGTTCAGCCAATCGCACCTCACTGTGTACTGTATCTAGTCAACCGCCGGTCCAATCAGAATGAGCCCTCCCTGCTAGGCGCTGTGCAATTGGTGGGGGGTTGGGTTGGCAAAAAAGGTGGGCGCACGGCGTGGTGGTCAGCACGGCACTGCCAGAGTCCTCCCAGGGGCGCAGGGGGGGCGGGAGGAAAACGTGTGGGGGGACGCTGCCCAGTTTCCATGATGTCAAGACAGTTCACTGGTGGTGGCCAGGCTCAGCGAGGGGTACggggggaaagggggcagagacATCAGTCCCAGCCCTGTAGGGGCATCATCTTGCAGTCCCTGATGAGATGGCCTGTGAGTAGCAGGAATAGTCCTGGCCTTTTATCGTGACAGGCAGGCAGGACCCTATGTCCACCAGTGGCAAGATGCAGCAATACCACCACCCAATACTTGGAATCCAGGTGATGACTCCAGAgtccctttctcctctgcctgTAAATGGGGAGGGGGTCCTCTCACCGAGTGGGATCATGGAGCCTCTGATGAAGGCAGGCTGGGGGTAGTAGGTGGACAGCCCCAGGACCTGGCACACATTCAGCAGCAAGGTCAGAATACTTTTCTTCTGAGAGTTGTGTGTGGCATCTCCTCAGGGACTCCAGCTGAGACAGTGGTTCCAGTCAGGTGGATGGATGAGGCCCTGCCTCCAGGGATGGAGGAGAAGCCGGAGCAACCAACATGCTGCCCTTCACCATGGACAACAGGGACCAAAGGAAAGTCCTTCTGATGAGCAAGTGGTGATACATGGCTGGGCTGTCATCAGCATTAAATCCCTGGGCTCAAACCCTAGACTTCTCTGCAGGGTTCCTAGTCGTCACAGCTTAAGCCGAGAGCCTCCACTTGGAATTTTACAGCATGGCACTGTGATCACAAACATTGACTCTTTAGGAGGTCTTGGTGCCCTAGATGGGGATCCCAACAGTCTGCAGCAAACAAGGCAACCCACAGTCCTCAAAAGGGTTAAGGGCATGTGGGCAGGCGCCCCAGCACTGACACAAGCTCTTCTTGGGGTGTCCCAAATAGGGAGATGATGCAAGTCCAcccctttccaaatgttttttgcTTTCTCAATACAAGTCTCTCCAGAACAGTGCTCTTCTTGGCCCCCTGATGTAAGCAAGGCAGGGAGGCAAAAGGGGGCCCATCACAGGATCCCATATACATGCCCCCCTCTGGCCAAGACACCTGGATAGCAGACTCGGCTCTGATTGGGCAGCTCAGTAGCAGCGGGTGGGTCCAGAGGAAGAGGCGGCATCAGCGATTGGCCAGTTGGGCAGGGTTTTATTTTACGGGCGGATTACCGTACATGAGGTACTTGGACAAAGTTTTACGGGGAAGAAGGACCttgtaataaataatattctGCACATCAAATCACTTTCAccggcccccacccccgcaaCACACACCAAAGAAAGGCTACACACACGACAGTCCCTCCCATCCTGTTAACCCACTCCCAAACCCAGCTAACTCCTTCTCTATTACTTTAAGAGCCAAGAAGACTTCGCTGGCTCTGATGGGGGGAACCCCCTGAATTGGGTGCAGGACACAAGATAATATATATGCcaaaaaaaggaagtagaggGGTCAGAGAAATGGAGAAGGGGCCTCCGGGCTCACCCAAGTGCTGGCTTAAGTAGCTATATCTCTGCAATATGACCActagagggcagaggaggaacaAAAATTCCTCAGCATGGCTGGTCAGCTGAGAAACCACCACAGCCCACTAGATGGCGTTGAACTCCCACAggcttttaaaaaggagggaaagctAACAGTTACTACAGGGAGAAGCTTGAGAGGGTAGCAGGGAAAGCTGGGCCTGGGTCTTAGATAAAGGGCCATTAATTGACGTTTTCTTTCGTTATGAACTTCCAACAGTCTGCACTACACTACTTCCCCAACAGGGAAAGGGGAACCAATGAGCCCTGTCCCCATCACAAGGGGTCTCCCTTGCTAAACCAGCGAATTCTCCCTTGGCCCTATCCTGATCCAAGTCTGTCTAGTCCCTTCTTTTTAAAGCTATCCCACTGTGTAAGAGGGATCATCAAAGTGGTCTACTCTCTCCCCTAGGCCCGTTCCTGCCCGCCCACCCCAACAGGTGGCTTGGAAAtttacctctttcttctcctcatcTTCGGCACTGCCCTCTGGGCGGTCATCATTGCTGACTTGGTCTGCAATAGGCACGGGGGGTTCTGGAACCTCATTTTCAGGTCTGTTTTCACTTGTGTCCATGgtcacttcctccttctcctcactGACAGTATGGGGAGAGGTAcggagggaagggcaggaaagaaccaaggggaagagagagcaagacGTTAGGTTTTGGGTCAGGAAACCCCCATGCCTCATCACTTGGGTGGGGTTGGGAGGGCTGCTTTTCAGATCAGACTAGAGACCATGCCCCCACAGGAAAAGTGAGAaactgttttctttgggaaaagagCACAGATTGTAGCATCCACATCCACTCACTGCTCAGATAGGATAAAGGTGTGATGAGTGAGGTCAGGACTCCCAACTGTTTTTAGGTAATTCACCAGAGTACTCTTATATGGAAAGGAGTAACATCCCTCTCTGAAACAGTCCCTCAAAAGTCATTGTGATTTGCCCACAATCCTGTGGCCTCCCTATCCCCTAGCCACAGGCATCTTTAACAAAATTGCATGAGAAATTAAAGCTTGGCTGCTTAAAAACACGAGAAAGAATGTCCGTGGCTGTGGCAAATGATTCCAACCTTGTGTTTATTATAATCAACTGCTTAATAAAACCTACTGACCCACAGGATCTGGAAACATCAGGAATGGAGaaattgtgggggagggggctgcagggaaAGCAGGGCTGATGAAGGTTCAAGCTTCAACAAGGACCCTCTgtcatccaaaaagaaaaagctacaaTTGTTGGAGTTTGAAAGCTCAGAGAAGAATCAGGCCACTTTTACCTGCTCAGAGGTGTAGGAATTGTTCTTATATTCGGCTTTCGCCCAGTTTCTCCCACTCCCTCATTCCAACTTCCAAGAGGTAAAGAGAGCAGGCCTCCTAGTCAAGacacaccctccccccacaccaTGTATCGCCCCCCCCAATATTGaatccccctacccccactctgAATCACACAAGTTAGCTCCCATTTCAGGCAATGAATCCCAGAGATTCACTTCAGATAAACTATCTTTCCAtcccctttttctgttttcatccctAACTTCTATCTCTAACCTCACCCCCACTACCACCAAACACTGGGGTTCCCAGTGTTTGGGTTCCCCCAAATTAAGATGAGCAGGAGCCTAAGACTCAGGAGAGGGCAAACCAAGCCCCCCACCGATAACCACCACCAGAAAATTCAGCATTCCCAACGGGCTGACTGACACTCAGAGGTCAGAACAGCCTCCCcagagcaggcagggagggatgcatgggaagggggaggggaaaatcgGAACTGTGCCCCCAGCTAACCGGCCCCCACAGAAACACGCGATTCAACTGCCTAAATCTAAAGAAAAGACTTATCCCAAAAATACCTATTTCCCACACGGAGAGGGCAAGTTCGGCCAATTAGAAATCAGGCAGGAAGGACAAAGAGGGAAAGCAGAGTGattgaaaacaaaccaaaacgaAAGACGGAATGAAAGccatggggaagagaaggaagatgaggTGGGCTAAAGTGGTGGGGTAAAGGGATACATGGAAATGTGAGGCTCTCACCCTTCTTTGCTTTCtgataacatgattttttttctccccctggaAGTGCTGTTTATCCCTTTCTGGAatggaagaaataacaaaaaccaaagaaaaaaaatcctaaaaaattataaaaaaaaaaacaacaaccaaaaaaccacaACACCTTCCTTGTCCCAAGAgcccaccacctcctccccagccacccgatccagagagagaaaatcaagatGCAGCAACTGGGGATCCAAAAAATGGTAAATGgaaggggaggtggtggtggtggtggtggtggtgaggggaggCTAAAATAGATCTGGCTTTTAAGAGATAAGCGTTAAGTCCTCACGGCAAACCCCGAGTTCGGCTGGATTGGTCtctctggagaaggaggaggaagagggccaGGCTGCTGGTAGTGGCTGGCTCTATTGTATTGGCGGAGCGGCGGCGATCAGCCGGAGACATGCAGGGGAGCCATCTTGCCACTTACCCAGCAGCCCGTGTGTGCGGATGGGGGAGGGCCCTgctgcagcaggggaggggaaagaaaaaagggagggcgCTGAGTGAGCAAGGTTCTTATCCTCTGGCAGGCCACAGGGAGCTCACTGCTGGCTCAATAGGCCTggcctttttccttcttttctcaggTTACAACAGCTACCCAGGCCTATCCCCACAGGGAGAGGGTGCGCTCTCCTTGTCttcccagggggagggggagggggagggggctgggtggaGAGGGCATACAAAGTTACAGCGGCTTGCTTGGAAGATTCCAGAGAATAGATGGAAGGGAAATAGCAGAGCTGAGAGTGAAAAATGATTAAAGGAAGACAACAAAGCCAAAgttgaaagagacacagaatggagGGTCCTGAGCAATTTTTTATGTGTctacctccccccgccccacatcCTAGAAGCCAGTCAGCTGTTCATGGCAGGGAGGTGGGATGAGAACTGGCACTATCCAATCACTATAGCAGCTAGCTAGCTGCTCACCCCAAGCAATGACCACGTGTTATTACTCCAACCTGTCCTTTCTCTAGGGATGGTGGGAGGAGTGGATAGCAGAGATAGTTCCTTTTTGAGTTACcagtagagagggggagaggtgtCTCTAAAGAGATGACAGACAACTTTGTTTCAAAGAGTCTTTAATAAGGTCACCCTTCCCCGGGGTCCACTGGagccagaaaggaaaaggataaacAGGGCAAGGGGGACCTTGGGTAGCTGTAGCACGAAGGCCACATTTTGGAGCAAGGACTCCAAGGTGAAGGCTTGAAGTAGATGAGAAACTGAAGACAGCAGttacctggggcaggggtgggaggataTCTGTTGGGCCGGAAGCGTTTAGGAACTAAACAGAAACTATTAATCATGGGCATCTTCACCAGACTACACGTGAAATAGGAAGCTGACTCTAACCATTCAAAGAAAGCACTCAGGAGATGTTAAAAAATACTGCTTTGTTGAATGCAAAGGTGCTCCTTTTGTGTCCTAGTGGCAGCAGAGGTTTAACACTAAGACAAGCTCCTGGGTACTTAACCAAAAGCTTGGTATTATCAAATCTGTAATACCAGAGCTTTTAGCTAGGAATAAAACTTACTCCCCAATGCTTAAAATCTCATACATGCCAACCACATGCTAAAGTGGTCATGTTTACACATTACACATTTCCTTTCACTTAGTGGTCCTTGTCTGCCCAGTAAGACTGAGAGCTCTGCAGTCAAACTGGCTAGGGCCTAGTCATGGCCTGCCCCAGCTCCCATACAAGTTCTGTGATTTTGGGCAAATCtctgattctgtgtatctctttcttaatctgtaaagtggggataacaaTAATACCTATCTCATGGAAGTGTGATGAGTTCGCCCTTAAGAGTCTGGCTTGGATGACTTTTGACTCCAAGTCAAGGTAAAGatatacataaacacatgtaCATTTAAtaggtcattatctcatttgatgccACCTATGgaaatttttctgagttttctcaaAGAGTAGACTGCTTTTTCTCTGACGTGAAGGTATTCAGTAGTTGGTCTGACAGGTTTTCAGCAAAGACCTCATCACTCTGTATAATAACCGCTGGTTGACTTGCCCCTCACCTCCACCTTGCAGGGTTCCTCAAGGTCAGGGGCTACATCCCTAGCCCAGGGCCTAACACAAAgaaatgctccataaatattt
This window harbors:
- the ACIN1 gene encoding apoptotic chromatin condensation inducer in the nucleus isoform X17 gives rise to the protein MSPADRRRSANTIEPATTSSLALFLLLLQRDQSSRTRGLPEEKEEVTMDTSENRPENEVPEPPVPIADQVSNDDRPEGSAEDEEKKESSLPKSFKRKISVVSATKGVPAGNSDTEGGQPGRKRRWGASTATTQKKPSISITTESLKSLIPDIKPLAGQEAIVDLHADDSRISEDETERNGDDGTHDKGLKICRTVTQVVPAEGQENGQREEEEEEKEPEAEPPIPPQVSVEVALPPPVEHEVKKVTLGDTLTRRSISQQKSGVSITIDDPVRTAQVPSPPRGKISNIVHISNLVRPFTLGQLKELLGRTGTLVEEAFWIDKIKSHCFVTYSTVEEAVATRTALHGVKWPQSNPKFLCADYAEQEELDYHRGLLVDRPSETKTEEQGVPRPLHPPPPPPAQPPQHPRAEQREQERAVREQWAEREREMERRERTRSEREWDRDKVREGPRSRSRSRDRRRKERAKSKEKKSEKKEKAQEEPPAKLLDDLFRKTKAAPCIYWLPLTDSQIVQKEAERAERAKEREKRRKEQEEEEQKEREKEAERERNRQLEREKRREHSRERDRERERERERDRGDRDRDRERDRERGRERDRRDTKRHSRSRSRSTPVRDRGGRR